One stretch of Arachis duranensis cultivar V14167 chromosome 1, aradu.V14167.gnm2.J7QH, whole genome shotgun sequence DNA includes these proteins:
- the LOC107474060 gene encoding ubiquitin-like protein 5, which produces MIEVVLNDRLGKKVRVKCNDDDTIGDLKKLVAAQTGTRADKIRIQKWYTIYKDHITLKDYEIHDGMGLELYYN; this is translated from the coding sequence ATGATCGAGGTGGTTCTAAACGATCGATTGGGGAAGAAGGTTCGCGTGAAATGCAACGATGACGACACCATCGGAGACCTGAAGAAGCTGGTTGCAGCTCAGACAGGAACGAGGGCCGACAAGATTCGCATCCAGAAGTGGTACACCATCTACAAGGATCATATCACCCTCAAAGATTACGAGATCCACGACGGCATGGGCCTCGAGCTCTACTACAACTAA